A stretch of DNA from Pirellulales bacterium:
ATCATCGGAATCGCAAAACAGCACCGATCAAAGCAGTTCCACGAGCAATGAAAACGATTCGTCGAATGTGGCCACGACGGTGCAATTGCCCCAGTTTTCCTTCGTGACCGTAACCACCACAGTCAGTGTGCCTGACGGGGGCACCGTATTGTTAGGTGGCATTAAGCGCTTGAGCGAAGGACGCATTGAGGAAGGCGTTCCGGTGCTCAGTAAACTCCCCTATATCAACCGGTTGTTCCGCAATACCGGCATCGGACGGACCACCACCAGCCTGATGATGATGGTCACGCCGCGCATTATTATCCAAGAAGAAGAAGAAAATAACTTGATCGGGCCGCCATCGCCGTAAGAGCTTTCCGTTGCCGGAAAAGCACATTTCGTCAGGCGTTTGCCCGACTTTTCAAAATTCCCCCCGAGCCGCCGGTGGTCGTGACTCATGTGCGATCGCCGGCGGTTTTTTTATTTGCCAATCACGGCGCACAATCAGCATTGGTCATTGGTGCTTGGTCATTCGTTCTTTGCCAGCTATGATTGCGGTCATTGCTGCCCGCTAAGCCGCAAGCGGATGGGCGCACACACGGGATCGCACAACCATGTCGCCACGAATCTGGATTATCCTTGGGGCCGTTTCCGCGGCGATTGGCGTCGGCCTGGGGGCGTATCATGCCCATGGCTTGGAAAAGGCACTAGTGGCCCGGGGGCTTACTGGCGATGACTTGCAAAAGCAGCTGCACAATGTCGACGTCGGCTTGCGCTACCAGATGTATCATGCGTTGGCGCTCGTTTTGGTCGGTTTGCTAGCGTTGCGGTCGCCAACGGTTTGTCTGAATATCGCCGGAGTGTGTTTTGTGGCCGGCACTCTGCTATTTTCCGGATGCCTGTATATTCCCGTGCTCGCAGAAATCAAACTGCCGTGGTTTTTAGTCCCCAGCGGCGGCGCAGCATTCATCGCCGGTTGGGTCGCGATGGCGATTGCCGGGTTGAAAATGAAATTACAATGACCGCAGCGCAAAAAATGACCTCCGCACAAAAAAGGGTAGTGGGCCAATTTGAACATAGCCCGACTGTGTCAGTCGGGAAAAG
This window harbors:
- a CDS encoding DUF423 domain-containing protein yields the protein MSPRIWIILGAVSAAIGVGLGAYHAHGLEKALVARGLTGDDLQKQLHNVDVGLRYQMYHALALVLVGLLALRSPTVCLNIAGVCFVAGTLLFSGCLYIPVLAEIKLPWFLVPSGGAAFIAGWVAMAIAGLKMKLQ